In Antechinus flavipes isolate AdamAnt ecotype Samford, QLD, Australia chromosome 3, AdamAnt_v2, whole genome shotgun sequence, a genomic segment contains:
- the KCTD14 gene encoding BTB/POZ domain-containing protein KCTD14 gives MSLMGESRAPGKPAVLQTMSLVVELNVGGELYTTTVGTLKKFPGSKLAEMFSTAKPPRPDSQGRIFIDRPGTHFRPILEYLRSGQLPTQSIPEVYREAQFYEIQPLVKLLEDTPQIFGEQVARKQFLLRVPGYNENLELMIRIARAEAVAARCSGVVVCAVRTEEDATRCLDALQTLETDKRSVVKFGPWKASPAITDLLDCVKMDIEAQGYCVSYQPYAAEKGFRIKSSDYFYKFTFTWW, from the coding sequence ATGTCACTTGTTGTTGAACTGAATGTGGGGGGTGAGCTGTACACTACCACTGTGGGCACCCTGAAAAAATTCCCTGGCTCCAAGCTGGCAGAAATGTTCAGCACAGCCAAGCCTCCTCGGCCTGATTCCCAAGGCAGAATCTTCATTGACCGACCAGGTACCCATTTTCGACCCATCCTAGAATATCTCCGTAGTGGACAGCTGCCTACACAGAGCATCCCAGAGGTATATAGAGAAGCCCAGTTCTATGAGATCCAACCCCTGGTCAAGCTTCTAGAGGATACACCCCAGATCTTTGGGGAGCAGGTAGCCAGGAAGCAGTTCTTGCTCCGAGTCCCAGGATACAATGAGAACCTTGAGCTCATGATCCGGATCGCCAGAGCAGAGGCTGTGGCAGCTCGATGTTCTGGTGTGGTGGTATGTGCAGTGCGGACTGAGGAGGATGCCACTCGCTGTCTGGATGCTTTACAGACTCTGGAGACAGACAAGAGGTCAGTGGTGAAGTTTGGGCCCTGGAAGGCATCACCAGCCATCACCGACCTATTGGATTGTGTCAAAATGGACATTGAAGCTCAGGGATACTGTGTGTCTTACCAGCCCTATGCAGCTGAGAAGGGATTCCGAATCAAGTCCtctgattatttttataaattcacttTCACCTGGTGGTGA